The window caAAATCACCAATTCTCACTCTCACTTAAAATTTGTGGAAATTGAATTAAACAACCATGAGTAATTGTTCCAATGGTGATGGAAACTTAGCCAGGCATGAATCTAGGAAATTGATTTAGGGTggacttaaaattaaaaaaatgggataaactttaaaaataatataaaaattatgaataatcgTAAATTTTGCCAATTTTtctatgaattaaaaaattagaaaatgaattaaattaaaaaaataagaaattatggcataatatatatatatatatatatatatatatatatatatatatatatatatatatatatatatatatatatatatatatgtgggtAGACTCCCTAACATAAATTTAATCCGTcacttattaaatatttaaaaataataattattcgttggaaaatattttttgaatttaaataaaataaaaaatactcataaattataaaaaaaatcaaataaccctatcaaacaaactttaaaaaataattatttagactCAATCAcaacttttttttcaaaataatcaatatttaaacaaccttataaaaaaaaacacttaaataaccatatcaaacaaactttgaaaattaattatttagactTATCACAACCTCTTTCTTTTTTcccaaataatcaaatattcaaACAACCCCATAAAAAAACACTCAAATAATCatatcaaacaaactttaaaaaataattatttaaactggTCATGACctctttctttttctaaaataatcaatattcaaACAACCTAAcctctttatatattaaaaaattaaattaaacagcAGCATGGAAGactgataaatatatttttatctgttatattctaaaaataaattacagacAAGGTTATTGTATCCGTCCCTGCTAGTAGCTAaagtattttttcaatttatattatcattatagagttttaattaataaatatagctaaagtattttttcaatttatattatcattatagagttttaattaataaatacatctatttaattgaaaaaatagagTTCAACTATATCTAATTTAGTCCCCGAGAAATTATTTTGCGTCCGTCTCCAATTAAAGGGATacactaaaattttgaaaaacttaccgtTCAATATCGATACTGTACCTTACcgatttttaatataaaaaaataaatatttttaatattttacgaTAAGATATTATCGATGTACcgaaaatattgataatttaggAAGTAGGTATTTGATGGAGGAGGccacttgaaaaataaaactaattaaacatCTTCttctcattaaataattaaaaaaaagctGTATTTTCTTCTGTGGTCAATATTTCGAAAAGTCTTTGAAAAGTACAAATTACAAGACTTTGAAAAGTCAAAGTTTTATAGGAAGAGTGTTCACAGTGAATGCAAGATCGGAGAACCCAACAAAAAATGGCGATGATAGCAGTCGAAGTGGCGTTGGAAAAGTTGATTACCTTTCTGTCAAATGAAGCTCAATCACTATCCAATGTTCGCCAAAGAGTGAATGGTTTAAAGAATGATTTAGAAAGAATGCGATCTTTTCTGCAGGATGCCGAATCAAGAGGTGAAAAGAACCAGGGATTGAAGACATGGATAAAGCAAGTCAGAGATGTGTCTTATGAGACTGAAGACGTTTTAGAAGAGTTCTTGCTTCTTTTGATCCCACCTCATAACCAGGAAGACCAGAATGCTTTTCTCCACGTCCTAAGCTCAAGCCTCTTTCATCTTCGGCGACTGAAAACAAGGTATCTCTTATCTAGTAGGATAGAAACTATAAAGGATAAGATCAAAGGAATCTTAGAATGTAATATCGTGTTTTCTCTCAAGAGTAATCATGAATTGGATGACTTAAGACTGGATGCTCTATTCATAGATGATACTTCTGTTGTGGGTATCGATGATTCGAAAACCCAATTGATTTCATTGCTTAAGGGTGGTCATCAGGATCTAAGTATCCTCTCTGTGGTGGGAATGGGTGGCGTAGGAAAGACAACTTTAGTGAGGAAAGTATACCAGAGTCGAACAGTTAAGGAGTACTTTGATTGCCAAGCTTGGATTACTGTTTCCAAATCATTTACTGTCCTGGAGCTTCTTCAATCTTCCTTAAAGAGCttcatgaatgaaaataaagaacaagTAAATGAAGGGATATTCAGAATGAATGAGATTGAATTGATCGATAATTTGAAGAATTATCTGGTGCAAAAGAGGTACATTATCGTGTTTGATGATATTTGGAGTGTAGATGCTTGGGAGAAGGTTAGATTTGCATTTCCTTGTTGTTTGTGCGGGAGTAGGATAGTCTTTACTACACGTGTTGGAGATATAGCCTCGTCAACTGAAACCATTAATCATGTGTTCAATCTCGGACCTTTGGGTGATCAAGAGGCTTGGACACTTTTCTGCAGGAAAGTATTTCGAGGAGGCGAATACAATGGTGTTTGTCCCGAAGAAATGTATGAGATCTCGTGGAGTTTGATGAAGAAGTGCGGAGGACTTCCACTTGCAATTGTGGCATTAGGGGGTTTGCTGGCTAGAAAGGAGAAGCATGTTCTTGAATGGCAGAAAATCTTTGTAAGCTTATTTGCTGAAACGGAAAGTAATTCTGGACTTGAGAGTCTAGAACGAATACTATTACTCAGTTACAATGACTTGCCCTATCACCTCAAATTTTGCATCTTGTATACAAGCATGTTTCCCGAGGATTATCTCATCAAGAGAATGAAACTAATTCGCTTATGGGTGTCAGAAGGATTTGTGAAAGATAAACCAGGTTATACTCGTGAAGAGGTTGCAGAACACTACTTAAATGAACTGGTTAACAGGAGTATGATTCAAATAGTTAGGAAAGACAGTTTCAACCGGGTTAACACTTGTCAAATCCATGATGTTATGCGAGAGGTTGTTCAAAGGAAATCCAGAGATGAGTCATTTGCCATTGTCATGAACGATAGAACACTGTCACCAATTGAGAAAGTTCATCGAGTAGCAATCTATGAGAATTTTGATCACCTAGAGACATTCAAAGGAAATTTAGAGATGTTATTCACAGGCCGCCTTCGATCTATACTTCTTTTTGATACTTTCAGATTTAATGCTAATTTGTTAAATGGTTGTAGATCATTAAGGGTGTTGGAGCTTGAAAATGCACCACTTTACAAATTCCCTCGAGAGTTGACTCAAATGATTCACTTGAAATACTTGAGCTTGAGACGCACGGGGATAACAAAGATTCCATATTCCATAAGAAAGCTTAGGAGTCTTGAGATACTTGATCTCAAATTTTGTCACATAACATCTTTGTCGAAGGGGATCCTAAAATTGAAGAATTTGTGTCAACTTCGATGCTACAAGTATCATTTTTACGATCCAACGCCATTCTTTGCCACATCAACTGGAGTGCAAGTCCCATTAGGGATAGGAAATTTGACCAAGTTGGAGAAATTGTGTTCAGTTGAAATGAATCAGGAGGAGAATGACAACAATGTGTTAGTAGAAATGGGAAACTTGACAAATTTAAAGAGGCTGGGTATTCTGAAACTAACTGGGCAAAACGGTGCTTATGTATCTTCCTCGTTAGACAAATTGAATCATTTGACTTCCTTACTTCTTTCAACTACCAGCAATACAGAACCTCTTTCCCTAACACCTCTTTCAAATCCTCCAATGCTTCTGCAACGCCTTTTCCTAAAAGGCTATTTGAAAAGTTTGCCTAGTTGGATCATTTGCCTTCGTTACCTTGGGAAATTAGTTCTTCAGTACTCAAAACTCAAGGAAGATCCACTGAGAGCGCTTCAGGGATTACCAAACTTGGTAGTGCTTGACCTTCGAGATGCTTATTTGGGAGAGGAATTAAGTTGTGACATTGGAGGGTACCCAAAGCTTAAGGTGCTCTGCCTTAGACGGCTACATGGTTTGGGAAGCGTGGTGTTGCCAGAAGGAGCTATGTCTAGGCTTCAAGAGCTACAAATTGTAGAATGTAGAAATCTTGAAATTGTACCAACAGGGATAGAACATTGCAGAGATTTGGAATATATGTTACTGTCAGGCATGCCTACGATATTCATCCAAAATATAGAAAGAGGGCAAGGTCCAGATTTTTGGAAAGTTGAGCATATTGGAGTAATTCAAGTGTTTccttattaatcttatttatggTAAATTCTTCTTCCTTCAATGATCAATTATAAAATCAGCATTCTTGGATTTGTTAGCAGTTGATTTTGCTAGTGAAATACAGGTCACCTTTGGATTGGTGGTTTTGCACTAGTCAAATAAATGTATAATCAAACTGGATTTTAAGGGTATTTGTTCCTaccttcttttcattaatttatataattttgtacatGTTGCAGTATATATGCACTATGCAGACAATGGATTGTTGTAATGGGTCTGGCTTTAAGATTAATAGTTGGATAATGTTATTAGTAGTTAGTTATCAGAGTTAGAGAACAGcgcaataattattatttttgctaAAAAAAAGTGGATAATTCATTAAGAGAATAGATTCAAACAAGCCTAGGAGACAACATGAGGTAAGTCCAAAAGAGGTAGGACTCCAAAAGTGCAAAAGAGAAAAAGCCCATTTTAATCAGCTGTAAGGTAAGAATGTAATGATTTAACAACATTTGATTTCTAACTAAATCTCCAAATTCattgctaatatatatattctgtttTCTTTTGAATAGATAAACCAGCCATTTTTATTCTATCCTACACAGTTTCTGTAGAGGTAACTGCAATGTTTGAtcttttttttgaatattaggttgaaaactttcaatatcatttcttcttcttcttcatttaggTTAATCACAATACTACAGATCATGAAGAAGTAATTGCATCTTTCTTATTTGTTGTCTTCTTACTTTGTTTTGTTCTTATGCCTTTTGTTATTAGCTTTTGTGTTAATTTCTAATGGTTTGATAATGGGTCATATTACTAAAGAATTCAAACCTCCTGTTGTAGcttttctcttcattttttttcttcttctaaaagtagaaggaaagaaaacataacCTGTTCTAATTTACATCTTCAAGTGATTTATTTACAAGTCTAATAGTGATAATACTAGACAAGGTGTAGAATTTTCTTAAGAAATGTCATTCCAGATTATACAAAATGGGGATTGCTAATAATTTCTTTGTTGTCATGAAGAGAAGGACAAAAAGAAATGCTTGTCATTTAAATGTTGTTTCTTCATAAAGGACTTTTTAACAATATACTTTTACAAAATGCATAGagatttatcattaaaaaagaGAGTAAGAAATGTATCATGTTTCTGTTTTGCATCTTCATGTGATTTACATGTCTAATActacagttttttttttctctggTTTAGcaattttatttaggtttgtCTGATGGTTTTGGAATTTAACTTCTTATCATTGACATGACAAATTAGTATTGTTTAGGCTTGTGTGGAAGTCAACAACATTTCGGTGTTTATAAACAGGTCGAACGGATTGCCCACATAAACTAGAGGTTAAAACGCTCTACTCTTACATTAAAAGATCCAAACTGTGTTAAGTTTCCTCTCATATTACAACCAATATAGCATGTTAAAGAATTAGTGAGATTTCCCTAAAGTCCTTATGAGTTTGGAGAAAGTGACCCGTATTGATAATCCATAGCATTTCAACCTTGGAGAGCTTAAACCTACTCTTCTTATCtcaaaaaatgatttttatatttcttcaaaatcatgTTAGCATCAAATTGCTTTGATTCCACTTTTAAGATAGCTCCCATATGCTGTGGAGAAACCAGGTTGAGGGAGATGTCATTCCATCATAATCTTATTTCTCACTAGTTTCCTAATTTTggttattttagttttttttttttttaaaaaaaaattgttttgataataaataaataaagatatttgagatttgtttaatataaactattaaaatgtcttttgtatttaaatttaaatttaataaaagtaaaataagaatattttatatttttattaataaattaagggATTTATaggttaaaatgataataatatgacagaaaaacaattttttttttttaaatctaaaaaaaaaatcaaaataactcaaataatacAGATCAAATGATCTCAAAGTTGtagatttgaaattaatgtAACACTAAAATGGCTCACTTCtacaacattattttatttgttctcTGTGAAAATGATGGGGTTTTCTTATTATCCATGGAAGCTAGGATTTGTTCAATGTTTTTTTACttctagtttttttttgggTGTAATTTTGGTTAAATAATCAAGATAGATTATTAGGGTAATTTAggttaaacaattaaaatatctttagtaactagtattaatattttaagatgtTATAAGAACTATTATGGTTTATTTAGTTTAACTCCTAATAATTTGCATCAACAGAACTTAGAGTAGTTTGAaaagtttatcaaattaattagttattaagGTGCAACAGCAACCCTACATAAAGATGAGTGAATTAATGAGAATACACTAAAATCTTAAAGAGTTTTACAATGTTAAATGCTTTTTATCATTTAATGGGTAAGCCAAAATTTAAGATTTCATTAATCATAAAATGCTTGTCATGGTTTATTTTTACCATGAGAAGTTGAGAACAGTATATGctttatattcattatttaatcaattgatataagaATAGTTATGATGAAAATTAGAGATACTACTAAAAtaaaactttcaaaattaataaaaaataattcaaacttttaaaataaataattttcatacaaaaatactaagaattcaaaataaaaattttatgtttatttaaatgctAGAATCAAGAAATAgttgaattttattttctccCATCAAAACTAAAGAACTATTATTGtcattatcaaatattaatgattgtgttttgtttaaggtttcatttaagtttaaaaacatgtaCCTCTTCCTCTACTTAAGTTGTCTAcacatgatattaaaaaaatagatttttttttgtaagcttttttaacaaatttttacatgttaaagaataattaaaaacataaaatatgtgagtttaaaaaaaaatatagcattttttttattaattgagaAATTTAGCCCATAAATAGTGATGTGCAATCACGAGATCCAACTTGCATAGCAGAGAAAATGCAAGACAaagatttattaattatttctcattttttattttatttttcattttaaataatataaaattttagtcacatattattcatattaaagatatatataaatatttgacacaatttttttcttatttacaaattaagtaaaaataattaaactaaaacttttttaaaattataatttgatttgaaatttattttatattttatagaaaaagaCTAATAGTAATAGTTATTTATTAGTGgaagtattaatatttaaaagtttgatatttttcaatatttattattttccttattatttaaatcattttaactattttaaaaaatttaaaaaattaataaaaaattaaagcagACAAACAGATCATGCGAGGCACAACACTGCTTAGAGATTACAAATATTCTCTAGAGTGATGGGTGAGAATCCTGATCAAATACAATCGATATTGATATTGAATTTacaaaaagtttaaaatattgaaaatattaattgtagatattactatttttttatattagtgtATTTTAAGTGCTGTTAAaagtataatttgttttaatgtatatgattatatattaagtattatactataaaattttaatagctGTAATACATATAAGATGGTGTAATTACattatctgattttttttaaactataagtgtaattaatttttttattaaaaaaataatatttaaaatagtattttgatataaaagatTTGTTCTTATTCTtgtaaaataatctttataatatatttaaaaaaaattaaaacattgaataacataaaattatgtaattatcattttaaaaaaaaataatttgaagaaaatgcATACTTAGAAAACCAATTTATCAAACAagtgaaattatataatattgtaattaaaAAGACACTTTTAAAGGAATGCTGAAATAATCATTCATTTTCTTTAACATCTTAAGAACCTTAACTTTAAggtaatatttatgttaaaatttgtttattgaTTTGTATTTTGATATGCTGAAGCCTGAAGTTATGCTTAGGCACGCTTGTCGAAACGGTCGATTAATTTTGACATAATATTGTTAAgcgattaattttaaaaaaacaattattttaaataagtataattAGGGTCACTTATGATTAATAATAGCTAAAATTAAATCtggaaattaatttaatctaaggTTAAGAAAGGAACAACTCTATATCTTTTTTCTAtttgtgattatatatatatatatatatttaataaaaaaaaatgaatcacCGATATCAGTATTAAAATGTaaccaatatttaaatatttcacaTGTTTTCAATCAAGTTATACTCTAATTCTGGTTTGTAAGgttaaaagataaattttatttgttttttaattaattttattaatagttaaaaaatgtaaaaattttaaaaaaattgagttttttaaaatattttactttttaattaaatattatttctaaataaatgtgttttctttgttattcaaaataaaagatatttaaaatgtaaGCATTGcatataaaacttttataatatgaaattatagGTAAACTTGATAAATTTCTAAAGTAAAAAAGGActgatttataatatttaaaatatcaatccTAATTCTCAATTGAGATAATTACACCAGTGTCTCTATTTTATTCTAATAGTGCTCATAATAAAATTGGATTGCTTTTGACTAATTTTTTAATCCATTGGTTTGATAACATATCCACTCGACTTTAAAAACCagctcaaatattatttattataaatattacaaaaattagaAATGAGTTCCAACTTATTGGGATgaaacttatatattatttattataaatattaaaaatattagatcgTTCCCATCTTCTCATGCCTGACCTTCCCAACAGAAagacatgataaaaaaaattcttacaaataaacataataagtaagataaaaataaaataataataataataatcaaaattagcACAAAGTAACATGAGttatttgacacatttattgtaaattaaatttgaatccaaCACAACCAACAAGGATGGCTAGAGTTGTGCTTAagagtttgaaaatttgttaattttttttttttaaaaagtaaaataacaatttatcgtttaaattataagttaacAAAGTGACTGAGTTTTACCTCTTTTGGGGAgttattatagatatataatccaatagtaaaatatttttgagataagGTGTggataatatatatcaaattaaggATAATAACTCTATGACTATTaggtaaaacaaaaatattataaaaaaattgataaataaaaacataatagtACCAACattagtaaaagaaaaaaagaaagaaaacaaataaatgtgAAGCTGTAAATGTTAAATAAACAAAGTATATCTGGGAGTGAATAAATGTAATTAGTatgaaaataaagatttaactattatttcttatttttattttatttttattttaaataatataaaattctagTAACTTATGATTCATACTAaaggtataaaaatatttgacacaaatctttttcttatttagagattaagtaaaattaataattaaattaaggttttcttaaaattataattggatttaattattatatatatatatatatatattaaattgaagaCTAATAATTACgtattaaaagaattattaattgtattttattaacGGACATATGATGGTGTCTAGTCAGTTAAACATGATTAGCCACTTAGTTTTTTGTGCCCATGTATGCTtgatgataaattttaaaattttgacatttaaaaatatttatatttttttctcatttaaataattttgaatgtcttgaaaaaataacatattaagaataattaaaGAACAATTACACAAACACAGACACACTGCACCACACtacacaattaaaaaaaactaaatctgGAAGGATATGTAATTATAACCCCAATAGTGATATATTTTCGAATCAATTCTGTacacatatattaaataactaaGAATAATGCGATCTTAATCAAACAATGTTGATATTGATTTTAGCAACGATAAAACAAGAAcaatgttaatatttattttcattattaccCTTTTATATAAgtgatataaaattttaatttgttgtaATACATATGATtgcatattaattattacatgataaaattttcattattataatacatatcatattttgtaattacattttatttttttattgaaaacatttaatatttaaaatattattttaatataaaagatatgttatttttcttataaaataatacgtatataattaaattaaattaaattaaataaattaacataattataattaaaaaaatgaactaaCTTAAAGAAAATGCAGACTTAGAAAACCcatttatcaaacaaacaaaactatATAACCTCACTATCTAGCATGCTAAAAAGTTCATTCATTTCCATTAACATCTTGAGATCCTCATCTTTGAagtaatatttatgttaaaattatgttatttatagCTTCAAAACAATCTCCTTAGCATGACATATGACTAAtgattatttacaaatataaatttaatattagaaAGATTTGAgtcaatataaatttaaatatacttGTTATTGATCaccctaattataattatttaatatatatatatataataattataattagggtGATCAATAACaagtatatttaaatttatattgacTCAAATCtttctaatattaaatatttttcatatttcaaaacttaaatttcaagaaaaataattttagctCAAACTAAATTTggaaattaatttaagtttaagttTGGAGTAACTCTataatcttcttttatttatgtattttaatataaaaatattaattatactttGCCCGGATCACtaagataaaaagttaaatttttatttattttatatagtattataaaaaataactaaaaagaattaagttatttaaataatgttacatTTTAATTCactattattttcaaataaatttattttctttgttattcaaataataatatttaaattgtgagatttatataatgtttttatagataatcataaaattttttgtaataaaaattttaaagtaaaaaataagtcatttataatatttaacgaTATTAATTCAAATTCCTAATATCTTTTCCAGTTATTTGCACCAATCGATCTATTTTAGTCTAATTCTGGGCACATAATAACTCTTTTATCCATTTGGTTCACTtacttacaaatataaaaatgagaGCTCAATTTATGAGGGGATAAACCTcagatattatttattataaatattagacataaatttttattaattagaaaagttACAAATTAACCGAATAagtaagttaaaataaaataatagtaattaaaatttacataaCGTTACAAATTTTTGTCGTGATTATGGTAGTTTTAGTGTTGGAGTGTTGTATGGCTTGCTGAATGAAAAATAACTAAGTTAGGTATCAGCACGACTCATCAACACGATTAACTAGAGTTTTGTCTAacagtttgaaaatttatccatttattttaaaaaagttaaattactaatttttttgtttaaattataagtATTATTTGTTGTAAATTATAAAAGTGACAGTgttttacttttaatattatacgGGAGACTATTTTAGGGAGCTattatagatataatatatagtgaaatatttttgggataggGCGTGgataatatatatcatattaagcATAAAAATTCTacaactattaaataaaaaatataaaaattataaatcttttgATAAAATACCTAATACTACCAATAAtagttaaagaaaattataaaaaatcaacataaatATGGAGctgaaaaagttaaataaacAAAGTAGTTATCTGAGATAGAATAgagttgatttatttatatagttcagtgatatattaatatttaaaaaataaattaagctttaaaattatgaaacatctaacttttaaataattttttttaatataataatatataatttgatataactAAAATAACACTTCAATAACCATAATAAACAGAGacgttatatattaaaaagagacgttatattataatatttacataAGTTAAACTCTACCGgattttataacataaaattcatttataataaaatatatatatattcttaaataaatcTCGTTCAATATAAAGTATTAAAGAGTCGTCAAAAGaatcattctttattttttgcGAAATTccgtattaatatttttataactgAAAATGTTTGATCcgtattaataaaaattgtagtgttaaaactaaataaatattttattaaaaatttatatttaaattataaaaaaaaatatagaaaaaaattaaataatagttaatattcaaaattctcaaagttgaaatatcaaatctaacctaataaaattaaattagttataaacataataaaataaatgaagtagataaatattgaagaagagaattagaagaaaaaaatatatgaaattctTTTCTCtgataagaattaaaaaaaataatataaaaagtttaaataaataatactaaattagTAGAATATTAAATTAGTGATCTAAga is drawn from Impatiens glandulifera chromosome 3, dImpGla2.1, whole genome shotgun sequence and contains these coding sequences:
- the LOC124932035 gene encoding disease resistance protein RPM1-like, with translation MQDRRTQQKMAMIAVEVALEKLITFLSNEAQSLSNVRQRVNGLKNDLERMRSFLQDAESRGEKNQGLKTWIKQVRDVSYETEDVLEEFLLLLIPPHNQEDQNAFLHVLSSSLFHLRRLKTRYLLSSRIETIKDKIKGILECNIVFSLKSNHELDDLRLDALFIDDTSVVGIDDSKTQLISLLKGGHQDLSILSVVGMGGVGKTTLVRKVYQSRTVKEYFDCQAWITVSKSFTVLELLQSSLKSFMNENKEQVNEGIFRMNEIELIDNLKNYLVQKRYIIVFDDIWSVDAWEKVRFAFPCCLCGSRIVFTTRVGDIASSTETINHVFNLGPLGDQEAWTLFCRKVFRGGEYNGVCPEEMYEISWSLMKKCGGLPLAIVALGGLLARKEKHVLEWQKIFVSLFAETESNSGLESLERILLLSYNDLPYHLKFCILYTSMFPEDYLIKRMKLIRLWVSEGFVKDKPGYTREEVAEHYLNELVNRSMIQIVRKDSFNRVNTCQIHDVMREVVQRKSRDESFAIVMNDRTLSPIEKVHRVAIYENFDHLETFKGNLEMLFTGRLRSILLFDTFRFNANLLNGCRSLRVLELENAPLYKFPRELTQMIHLKYLSLRRTGITKIPYSIRKLRSLEILDLKFCHITSLSKGILKLKNLCQLRCYKYHFYDPTPFFATSTGVQVPLGIGNLTKLEKLCSVEMNQEENDNNVLVEMGNLTNLKRLGILKLTGQNGAYVSSSLDKLNHLTSLLLSTTSNTEPLSLTPLSNPPMLLQRLFLKGYLKSLPSWIICLRYLGKLVLQYSKLKEDPLRALQGLPNLVVLDLRDAYLGEELSCDIGGYPKLKVLCLRRLHGLGSVVLPEGAMSRLQELQIVECRNLEIVPTGIEHCRDLEYMLLSGMPTIFIQNIERGQGPDFWKVEHIGVIQVFPY